The DNA segment ACCCTCGATAATACGATTACGGGTGTAACGGGCACTGTTGAGGACACCACATCCGGCTTGCCGGAGACCCTCGATAGCACTATCTTAGATTTACCCTCTCTACTTCCGTAGACACGTTAAAGAGGAGAATTTCCTTTGAGTTATGTGGAGAATTCGACTTTTCCTTTTCGCGCTAATTCAAAAGCTCCTGGTTGCGATCCTTTTTACGGCATGTAATTTTTTTTTGACCCATAACGTCTATGGAGGCGATTTAAAACTTGAACATCGGCTGATTGGCCAAATCAGCTATGGTTTTGAGACCAACGTGTTTCAAAGCCAAGAAAACCCAAGGGATGATTTTTATATCCTGGTTGAGGGATCCACTCATTTTCTTATTCGTCCTTCCTCGCGGGACACCATTTATGTTGATATTCTAGGCTCCTACCAAGCTTTCCAACGGCTGAAAAATTCAAACCAGTTTTTTATTGATACCGCAATAGACCTCCAACATAAAATAAACTCCTTTTGGGACGTTGGATTTTCCCAAATCTTTTCTTACAACGATTTAAAGCTTTTGGATACCGAGGGAGAACCTCTCCCCGGGTCAAAAATTGGGTCTGTCAATTACCAGTCGAGATTTTACGTTCTCCTGTTCCCGGGCGATGATTGGGTGGGAGAATTAGGTGGGGGTTTTCGTAGAAAAGATGTGGAAGAATCCGAAGGGTTGATTTCGTTGGACCTAAATGCTTTTTTTGGGGATGCGGCGCTTCGTTATTATTTTACACGCTCGAGTTTGATTCGGCTCAAATATGTCGGAAGTTACTTCGATTACGACCGGTTAAAGGCAGGAACCGCCCCCACCGGCATTCCCAGTGAGGTCAGTCCAGGTCTTGCCTTTAAACGGCACGATATCAAATTTAAAGTTTATATAAGGGAGTTTGAAAAAATCCAAGCCATCGGCATTGGAAAGTTTCGCTATAACGAAGATCCCTATCAGCAGGATTTAAGCTATGACCAATATGAGGGTGTAGGCCAGGTTAAGGTCAAAATCTTTTGGAATATTTCCGTGAATTCTTCGATGGCCTATCGTATTCGAGATTACCGGACCCGGGCTTCCAATGTGTTTGTGGATCCAAACAGCGGGCAGATCCTGCCCGCCCGGGCAAAGCTCAAGGAGAACTTTTTGATTTTTGAGGCCTCGGTCTACAAAAAACTCTTTTCTCCCATCGATCTATCCCTTCGGTATGTTTGGATCAAGAAAAATACCAACGCCATCGGGGGAGATTTTGAAAGCGCCCAAGGGACCATCGGTCTTCGGGCCACCTTTTGACCCCACCATCCTTCGTTGACTATTGAATACAGGGCTGAATCCCAGTATGATGATGAACCTGATAAAATGAATAAAAAGGACATCCAGAAAAGTTTTTTTGATCAAGGAGATCCGCAATTGGATATCATTCATCCCCAAATAGAGGGATATCTATTATCGCTGTTACCGAAAGAGGATTCCGTCCTGTCAACGTTGGAAGCAGAGGCGGAGCGTCGCCGTTTTCCCATAGTCGGTCCTTTGGTAGGAAGGATTCTTGAGCAGTTGACCCGAATGACGGGGGCCGCCCGTGTATTTGAAATGGGGTCCGGATTTGGGTATTCTGCCTACTGGTTTGCCAAGGGGCTACGAAGGGATGGCACCGTTATTTTAACCGACGGGTCTTCTGAAAATATAAAGGAGGCAATGAAGAATTTACCCCCTACATTTCCGGATCGAAAATTTATCGGGGAAGTGGGGGAGGCTATTGACATTTTAGGGCGATACCCAGGTCCTTTTGATATTATTTTTAATGATATTGATAAGGAAGCCTATCCCGATGTGATTCAGGTCGTACTTCCAAAACTGAAAAAAGGCGGGTTGCTGGTTTCAGATAATGTGTTATGGTTTGGATCGGTCATCTCAAAAAGTGAAAAACCCGATGTCCAAGCCATTCAAAAATATAACCAAATGATTTATAATGAAAAAGGCCTATTGACCACTATTCTTCCCATTCGAGATGGGCTTTCCATCAGCCAAAAGATAGTGTAAACTTATCAGTTCATCATGGGGTTCTAATCAATGAAAGGAGTATTGTTTTAAAGATTATGGAAGAGGAGGACCAAACATTTACACTGAAGGAAGCCAACCAGATGATTCCTGATTTAGAAGTCCTCCTGAAAGATATTCAGAAAAGCCAACTGTGCCTAGGGGGGATGAAAGAGGAAATCAAAAAAGCCGGTGACAATGCCTTGGCAAACGGAGGAAGTCCCTGCGGTCCCCGTTTTATCCTTACCTTTGAACGTATTTTAAAAAACATAGAGAAAATACAAGATTTAGGGGTTTTGGTGAAAGACATGGAGCGAGGACTTTGTGACTTTCCATGTTTTTATCAAGGACGGGTCATTTATCTTTGTTGGAAATTAGGAGAGTCTGAGATTAAATGGTGGCATGAGGTTCAAGATGGTTTTAAAGGCCGCCAAAAAATTGAAAAAGAATTTTATTAGCCCCCTACCAAATTTTTTAAATCACTTTTTTGCCTGGCTCATTCTTTCCTAACTAAAAAAATTTATTTAACACTTTGGTTTTTTGCTCCCGAAATCCCTTGAATTAATAAAGGCCGTCATTCCCGCGGAGCTTGTCCCCGTATGCTCAAAGCGGGGAGCGGGCATCCGGAAAAAAATCAAAACAATCATGGGATGGCACAACGGAAATGTTTTAGTTTTTCTATTTCTCTTCCTGTTGATGAAATTCCTTTTTCAAAAACGATTTCAGGCGCTTGGAGATATTGGATTCTAATTGCCGAACGCGCTCTTTTGAAATGTGGAATCGGTCTGCTAGATGTTGTAGGGTTTCCGGAGTTTCAGAGAGTATTCTTTTCTCCAATATTTCGCAGTCTCTGTCTTTTAATTTTTTCTTGTATTGTTCGATTTTTTGGGTTAGAAGGTCTTTCAGTTCTTTTTCTTCGATCTCCTCATCCGC comes from the Nitrospiria bacterium genome and includes:
- a CDS encoding DUF2203 domain-containing protein; this encodes MEEEDQTFTLKEANQMIPDLEVLLKDIQKSQLCLGGMKEEIKKAGDNALANGGSPCGPRFILTFERILKNIEKIQDLGVLVKDMERGLCDFPCFYQGRVIYLCWKLGESEIKWWHEVQDGFKGRQKIEKEFY
- a CDS encoding O-methyltransferase, which produces MNKKDIQKSFFDQGDPQLDIIHPQIEGYLLSLLPKEDSVLSTLEAEAERRRFPIVGPLVGRILEQLTRMTGAARVFEMGSGFGYSAYWFAKGLRRDGTVILTDGSSENIKEAMKNLPPTFPDRKFIGEVGEAIDILGRYPGPFDIIFNDIDKEAYPDVIQVVLPKLKKGGLLVSDNVLWFGSVISKSEKPDVQAIQKYNQMIYNEKGLLTTILPIRDGLSISQKIV